The Pleuronectes platessa chromosome 10, fPlePla1.1, whole genome shotgun sequence genome contains a region encoding:
- the elovl4a gene encoding elongation of very long chain fatty acids protein 4a, with protein sequence MEVVTHFINDTIEFYKWTLTIADKRVAKWPLMNNPLPTLAISTSYLLFLWLGPKYMKNREPFQLRKTLIVYNFSMVFLNFFIFKELFLAARSASYSYICQPVDYSEDPNEVRVAGALWWYFISKGIEYLDTVFFILRKKFNQVTFLHVYHHCTMFTLWWIGIKWVAGGQSFFGAHMNAGIHVLMYLYYGLASCGPKIQKYLWWKKYLTIIQMVQFHVTIGHTALSLYVNCDFPHWMHYSLICYAITFIILFGNFYYQTYRRQLPRRDASSSSKAGKGLSNGALNGLSKANNGALMGSKEEKPQENSGRRKRKGRAKRD encoded by the exons ATGGAGGTTGTGACACATTTTATCAATGACACCATAGAATTCTACAAATGGACCCTAACCATTGCAG ACAAGCGAGTGGCGAAATGGCCTCTGATGAACAACCCCCTGCCCACACTGGCCATCAGCACCTCCTACTTGCTCTTTCTCTGGCTGGGGCCCAAATACATGAAGAACAGAGAACCCTTCCAGCTCCGCAAGACCCTCATTGTCTACAACTTCAGCATGGTCTTCCTCAACTTCTTCATCTTCAAAGAG CTGTTTTTGGCGGCGCGGTCTGCAAGCTACAGTTACATCTGTCAACCGGTGGATTATTCAGAGGACCCCAATGAAGTCAGG GTGGCAGGAGCTCTGTGGTGGTACTTCATATCCAAAGGCATCGAGTACCTGGACACAgtgtttttcatcctgagaaagAAATTCAACCAGGTTACCTTCCTGCACGTCTACCACCACTGCACCATGTTCACGCTCTGGTGGATCGGCATCAAATGGGTGGCAGGAGGACAGT CGTTCTTCGGTGCGCACATGAACGCAGGGATCCATGTCTTGATGTATCTGTACTATGGCCTGGCCTCCTGCGGACCTAAGATCCAGAAGTACCTGTGGTGGAAGAAGTATTTGACCATCATCCAGATG GTTCAGTTCCACGTCACCATCGGCCACACGGCCTTGTCCCTCTATGTCAACTGCGACTTCCCCCACTGGATGCACTACTCCCTCATCTGCTAcgccatcaccttcatcatcctcttcgGCAACTTCTACTACCAGACCTATCGCCGTCAGCTGCCCAGACGCgacgcttcctcctcctccaaggcAGGCAAGGGCCTCTCTAACGGGGCCCTCAACGGCCTCAGCAAGGCCAACAACGGAGCATTGATGGGAAGCAAAGAGGAAAAGCCCCAGGAGAACtctgggaggaggaagaggaaaggaagAGCTAAAAGGGATTAG